Part of the Grimontia kaedaensis genome is shown below.
ACTGCAAAAGGCTTTGTCAGCCATTTTCATATCATGAATTTTTTCTTTGTATTCAGGGAACTCGAACATTAGCGCGTGATTTTCTCCTTGCATATAACCTCCTGTAGCCGGCGCCTTCGAAAATCTTGATCGCAGTGGATCATCGGGAAAGTCCTCAAGGGACTTGTCGGTAATGGTGTCGCAGAAAGTGTTAAAAGTGCCTTTCTCTACTCTTTAAGAATAGGAATTCGCCAAACCAGATTCTAGTGATAGGGCACAACTTGTAGGGGAGTCTTAACAACTTAACAGGAAGGGTAAAAATTCCTTCACAGAAACGATAAAGGCGCCGAAGGCGCCTTTTTGACTGGGATTGCAAAGTATTCAGCGCTTGTCTTTGATGGACTCTGCTTCTTTTTTCAACAGGACAATTTTTCCAAATCCCAGTTTGCTGAAGTAGCTGTCTCTGTGATTTTTCACTGCTTTACTATCAGCCACCATTTCCAGCTGAAGCTCCATTTTCAAGAATGCAGTCAGGTCGATACCTTCTGCTTCTGCAGCGGCTTCATGAGGTGAGCGATGCTTCTGGTAAGAAAAGGTGATCACTTTGGTTTCGCCTTTATAGACATATTGAAGTTGGCGTGACATATCAACAGACCCTAAAGAAATTGAGGGCGGAGTATTCCTTACAGACTGCCCCAAGTCAATCATGCTAAAGCCTGCACCTCTATGAGGTTGAGGTACAACGACTCAACTGTTAGCGTGAAATGTCAGCGCTGACAAACTCTTCTTCTTTATCTGTTTGTTCACATGGATGAAACGCGACACGCTCTCCCTTGCCCGTCAACAGGCCAATGTATTTTGGTGCACCATCATGGTTGAGTTTCACAATACCCACCGCGCTTTGGTTGACGAGTAATCCGGGACTACCATTATCCGGTCTGCGGCGTTCAATGCGCATTCGCTTTCTTCTTGTGAATACGTTAAGGGGTGACTCTGGCCAGAAGAGCTTTCTATCCAGCCATTCAAATATCGACAGAAACGGCTCTGGGAATTGGTTCCTGAAACCACTGCAGGTAATTTGCCAGATACGGGGACTGCTTTTTCGAAAACGCATGCGAATGTCATAGGCAAAAGAGTAGTGAACGTCACCAGATAGGATTACAAAGTTCTTTGGCGTTTTCGGGTGTTTAAAAATATTTAGCAGCGCGTTTGCTGAGCCTGGGTGCGCCATCCAGTTTTCAGAGTCGGTGGCGAGTGGGTGTCCCATAAAGGTCACAATGCGCTGGATAGTTTCAATGAACTTAACCCCGAACATGGGAGCAGGGGAGACTACGACTACCGAATCATTGTTGAAAACATCTTGCTGGAAATCCATCAGAGATTCCCAATCCATAAGACCTGATGGTTTGTTGTAACTTGATTCAGAACGCCAACGGCGTGTGCGAGTGTCAATTACTACCACCTTTGGTGTGGTAGGAATGGTGTAATGCCATTGCTCAAAGTGGTGTATGACCTGCGTCATCGCATACAGATTCACGGGATCTGGCGAATCAAGAAATGCCTGTAATGGCGTCCAGAAATCCTGTGTAAAAGCTTTTGGCTGGTTTCCCCACCCCTGACAGAGGAAGTAGCCAATCATAGCGTTGGTAATCATTCCCTGAGCGAAGGGCGAATTATTAACCGCTCGTTCCCAGCCGACAGTCAGGTTGTAATCGTCAGTGACATCATGATCGTCGAAAATCATGTAAGTCGGGATATGGGCAAACAATCTGCGCAGATGAACCAACCCATTTCGGAAGCGAGCCAACTCTGCCAGTTCAATATCCCATCGTTTTTGAAGCTCTGTCGAGAGAGTGGGAACTGATTGCTCCAGCTCTACGTGTTGCCACAACGCCGGAGACCATACCAGCGCATACATAGCAATAAACTCATTGAGACTAATCAGGTGATTTTCAGTGGTACGGGAGCTAAAAACCGGTTCTGGTTTGGCCTTACAAAGTCGCTTTATCAAACCGTGGTTAATATCGCTGAATGGAAGTAGTTCGGTACGACTATAATATGGCGTTTTGTCTGGAGACAGCTCGCTGCAAAATCGGATATCAGCACCCTCGAGCTCCTGATCTTTCATCCCGAGCAAGGTGATGGTTTGACGGATGGCAGACATCAAAGGCCCGCAAACATCATCTGCATAAATTTGATCGCCACTCATGATCAGCAAATCAGCTCGCTTTTCTATAGGTGTCTCTTCATAGCTTTTGTCGAGAGCGGCTAGGGCATCTTCACAGTGGTGGTGTGGATGTCGGCAAGAGCCATGTGCTATGTGCTCAGCCTTTGAAGGAATGACAAATGTCGGGCGGGATTCATCTTCATAGAGAAATGCATCCAGTGAAGACAACAGTGAGTGACCGTCGTGGATAATGTCGTACTGTAACGGTATATCGAGATCGAAGTGAGTATCTGCGTTAAATTGCGCCATAACAACAAAGCAATGATCACCAAGTTGAACCTGCTTTTGCCCAGCAAAGTTCGCCTGATAAAACGCTTCATTCTGATCGCATTGATACAGAAGGAAATCCGCTGTGAGAGGCCCAGAAGTGATTGCCCAAATACAGACTTCATCCTGGGTTGTTCGCCTTAATATCGGGCCGGCTAAAAAAACAGGTAACGCCACGAGGTAACTCAACTTTATTGTTTGTTACCCTCACTTTACGCGCTCTTGCTCATGATTTGTAGGAGCGTAACTGTAAAGTCTTGCAAATATACTCATTCAGTCGAGCTGGCGTCTTTCAGAGAGGATGTTTGCGCCATTGTCCTGCGCTTTAGCGAGCCACTGGGCTGCAACCTCACTTTCACCAATATCCAGTAATGCTGTTGAAAGGGCGAGTTGCGCCTGTATGTGGTTCTGTCGGGCGGCAAGACTCAGAAAGTAGATGCCTTTCTCTACGTCTTTATCAGTAATAAAACCATTAAACAGCATCTGTCCCAACGCATATTGTTCGACAGGGCTATTACACAGAGCGAGATCCAGCACCCATTTGAATTCGTCGTAATCAACGCCGGTTGCGAGTCGCTCGCTTTGGT
Proteins encoded:
- a CDS encoding alkaline phosphatase family protein, whose product is MALPVFLAGPILRRTTQDEVCIWAITSGPLTADFLLYQCDQNEAFYQANFAGQKQVQLGDHCFVVMAQFNADTHFDLDIPLQYDIIHDGHSLLSSLDAFLYEDESRPTFVIPSKAEHIAHGSCRHPHHHCEDALAALDKSYEETPIEKRADLLIMSGDQIYADDVCGPLMSAIRQTITLLGMKDQELEGADIRFCSELSPDKTPYYSRTELLPFSDINHGLIKRLCKAKPEPVFSSRTTENHLISLNEFIAMYALVWSPALWQHVELEQSVPTLSTELQKRWDIELAELARFRNGLVHLRRLFAHIPTYMIFDDHDVTDDYNLTVGWERAVNNSPFAQGMITNAMIGYFLCQGWGNQPKAFTQDFWTPLQAFLDSPDPVNLYAMTQVIHHFEQWHYTIPTTPKVVVIDTRTRRWRSESSYNKPSGLMDWESLMDFQQDVFNNDSVVVVSPAPMFGVKFIETIQRIVTFMGHPLATDSENWMAHPGSANALLNIFKHPKTPKNFVILSGDVHYSFAYDIRMRFRKSSPRIWQITCSGFRNQFPEPFLSIFEWLDRKLFWPESPLNVFTRRKRMRIERRRPDNGSPGLLVNQSAVGIVKLNHDGAPKYIGLLTGKGERVAFHPCEQTDKEEEFVSADISR
- a CDS encoding DUF2960 family protein, whose protein sequence is MSRQLQYVYKGETKVITFSYQKHRSPHEAAAEAEGIDLTAFLKMELQLEMVADSKAVKNHRDSYFSKLGFGKIVLLKKEAESIKDKR
- a CDS encoding sel1 repeat family protein, translating into MKWLLPALLVTVAACSDETEFANTSCPTLENYSEAFLESDFYLGWQHLQNGQYPTENCRDASPYFLSGVNDSAVFELSTLYLDFCNESPQQDALTKSSIYQSERLATGVDYDEFKWVLDLALCNSPVEQYALGQMLFNGFITDKDVEKGIYFLSLAARQNHIQAQLALSTALLDIGESEVAAQWLAKAQDNGANILSERRQLD